One Diabrotica virgifera virgifera chromosome 3, PGI_DIABVI_V3a genomic window carries:
- the LOC126882500 gene encoding uncharacterized protein LOC126882500 — MSGKFSGVQALVREITGNPCPYVHCHAHRLNLVLVDVSKRVQSVGDTIGLLEAIYAFQSASTLRNELFSFEVKTKSGTKKLKVPQHSDTRWVSKYKGVNFFKTQFRSIVVALQKCAQNKAKPREAAEAKGLLTQFRSFDVIYFLVCLDEILCYLNILSKQLQSSNIGNRKSLRFIKATIESVCKMRTDDKFEELYKKAQDIFQVQGSVSDFSVENRPIRKQTPSSSLSDFLVFETTGKGKSTYNDESVSKKTQFKAELFSIVDNISEEMEKRFSENSSLLACISSCNPNSQNFLDPKELCSFAKFWGKDEEFCIQLKAQCDLGKSMFSKCKSTEDLYKELFSFGSFNELRYIVSVVLVMPVSSATAERSFSSMRRIKNCLRSTMMGQRLHSLGVISIERELSYNLLCHPEIVVDEFAAQKGRRLKFLLK, encoded by the coding sequence ATGTCTGGAAAATTTTCCGGTGTACAGGCATTAGTGAGGGAAATCACGGGAAACCCCTGCCCATATGTGCACTGTCATGCTCACAGGCTCAACCTAGTTCTTGTCGATGTAAGTAAACGTGTACAGTCCGTTGGTGATACTATCGGCCTGTTAGAAGCAATATATGCTTTCCAGTCTGCTTCAACTTTACGCAATGAATTGTTCTCATTTGAAGTAAAAACTAAAAGTGGGACCAAGAAGTTGAAAGTTCCCCAGCATAGCGACACAAGATGGGTCTCAAAGTACAAAGGAGTTAACTTTTTCAAAACCCAGTTTAGATCAATTGTAGTGGCACTGCAAAAATGTGCTCAAAATAAAGCTAAGCCAAGAGAAGCTGCAGAAGCTAAAGGCCTCCTCACCCAATTTCGTTCTTTTGATGTAATTTATTTTCTTGTTTGCTTAGACGAAATTTTATGCTACCTAAACATACTATCCAAGCAACTACAGTCATCAAACATTGGCAATCGGAAAAGCTTACGATTTATTAAAGCAACAATAGAAAGTGTATGTAAGATGCGAACAGATGACAAGTTTGAAGAGTTATACAAAAAAGCTCAAGACATTTTTCAAGTTCAAGGAAGTGTGAGTGACTTTAGTGTGGAAAACAGACCTATAAGAAAGCAGACGCCATCCAGCAGTCTATCTGACTTTTTAGTTTTTGAAACTACCGGAAAAGGGAAATCAACGTACAATGATGAAAGTGTTTCTAAAAAAACTCAATTTAAAGCAGAACTCTTTAGCATAGTTGATAATATTtcagaagaaatggaaaagagaTTCTCAGAAAATTCAAGTCTTCTAGCTTGCATATCATCATGTAATCCAAACTCACAAAATTTTCTGGATCCAAAAGAATTGTGTTCCTTTGCTAAATTTTGGGGAAAAGATGAAGAGTTTTGCATTCAACTAAAAGCACAGTGTGACTTAGGCAAATCTATGTTTTCCAAATGTAAAAGTACAGAAGATCTGTATAAAGAGCTTTTTTCCTTCGGTTCATTCAATGAGTTGAGATATATAGTGTCCGTTGTTCTAGTGATGCCTGTAAGTTCGGCGACAGCTGAAAGAAGTTTCTCATCGATGAGACGAATTAAAAACTGCTTAAGATCTACAATGATGGGGCAAAGACTTCACAGTTTGGGAGTGATTTCAATAGAACGAGAACTTAGCTACAATCTCCTATGTCACCCTGAAATTGTTGTAGACGAATTCGCCGCTCAAAAAGGGAGAAGGCTAAAGTTCCTTTTAAAATGA